In the Phaeacidiphilus oryzae TH49 genome, one interval contains:
- a CDS encoding RidA family protein produces MSTDPITAGGHTRIRPFNTRDTYPEQNLDNDLCQAVVAGNTVYVRGQIGQNLDTSESVGIGDPEAQAEQAMANIAMLLEEAGARMEHLVKLTVYLVDPRYREAVYRTVGRWTKGVHPISTGLVVSALARPEWLCEIDAVAVIPGEAR; encoded by the coding sequence ATGAGCACAGACCCGATCACCGCCGGCGGCCACACCAGGATCAGGCCGTTCAACACCCGGGACACCTACCCGGAACAGAACCTCGACAACGACCTGTGCCAGGCCGTGGTCGCCGGGAACACGGTCTACGTCCGGGGCCAGATCGGGCAGAACCTGGACACCAGTGAGTCGGTCGGCATCGGCGACCCGGAGGCCCAGGCCGAGCAGGCGATGGCCAATATCGCCATGCTGCTGGAAGAGGCCGGCGCCAGGATGGAGCACCTGGTCAAGCTGACCGTCTACCTGGTCGACCCGCGCTACCGCGAGGCCGTCTACCGCACCGTCGGCCGCTGGACCAAGGGCGTCCACCCGATCTCGACCGGGCTGGTGGTCTCCGCCCTGGCCCGGCCGGAGTGGCTGTGCGAGATCGACGCGGTCGCGGTCATCCCCGGGGAGGCCCGATGA
- a CDS encoding DUF1028 domain-containing protein: MTLSLIARDGDRFGIAAGSSSPAVLARVAHLRPGVGVASSQNITDPRLGTRLLDRLAAHGDAERALSEVASSAQDIEYRQLTVLGRTGPGFAFSGARTLGTHATATGEGVVGAGNLLAGPHIPQVLVDAYAATAGRELEERLLHALRAGVAAGGEEGPVRSAGLAVVADVDWRVSDLRVDWADDPVDRLAELLEVWLPQRDDYVRRGLDPAGSPSYGVPGDL; encoded by the coding sequence ATGACCCTCTCGCTGATCGCCCGGGACGGGGACCGGTTCGGCATCGCCGCCGGCTCCTCCAGCCCCGCCGTCCTGGCCCGGGTGGCGCACCTGCGCCCCGGGGTCGGCGTCGCCTCCTCGCAGAACATCACCGATCCCCGGCTGGGCACCCGGCTGCTGGACCGGCTCGCCGCCCACGGCGACGCCGAGCGGGCGCTCTCCGAGGTCGCCTCGTCCGCGCAGGACATCGAGTACCGGCAGCTCACCGTGCTCGGCCGGACCGGCCCCGGCTTCGCCTTCAGCGGCGCCCGGACCCTGGGCACCCATGCGACCGCGACCGGCGAGGGCGTGGTCGGCGCCGGCAACCTCTTGGCCGGTCCGCACATCCCCCAGGTGCTGGTGGACGCCTACGCCGCCACGGCCGGCCGGGAGTTGGAGGAGCGTCTCCTCCACGCCCTGCGGGCCGGCGTGGCGGCCGGGGGCGAGGAGGGCCCGGTGCGCTCGGCCGGCCTTGCGGTGGTCGCCGACGTGGACTGGCGGGTCAGCGACCTGCGGGTGGACTGGGCCGACGACCCGGTCGACCGCCTCGCGGAGCTGCTGGAGGTCTGGCTGCCGCAGCGCGACGACTACGTCCGCCGCGGCCTCGACCCGGCGGGCTCACCCTCCTACGGCGTACCGGGGGACCTGTGA
- a CDS encoding LysR family transcriptional regulator: MPGDSAFTLVQLRYFAAAAETGSMTSAARRLLVSQSAVSTAVAQLERALGVQLLIRHHAKGLSLTAAGARFLQESRNLLAHADELVETAQGLGAALAGELSVGCFLSLSPFVLPRLFAEFTARHPGVRLQAVEGETEELQAALLDGRCEIALMYRMDLADSLLTEQIAEAAPYALVPPGHRLAGSRGVRIEELAEDPFVLYDLPHSREYFTELFAAAGLAMRPAYRSTTFETVRALVAAGQGYSILNQRPVSDTTYDGGRAVPVPLLDPLPPLPVVLARPRGVRPTRRAQAFTELARRLLGTASSASHLPVSEKLGH; the protein is encoded by the coding sequence ATGCCCGGCGACTCGGCCTTCACCCTGGTCCAGCTGCGCTACTTCGCGGCCGCCGCGGAGACCGGAAGCATGACCTCCGCGGCCCGGCGCCTCCTGGTGTCGCAGTCCGCCGTCTCCACCGCCGTGGCCCAGCTGGAGCGGGCGCTCGGCGTCCAGCTGCTGATCCGGCACCACGCCAAGGGCCTCTCGCTGACCGCCGCAGGCGCCCGCTTCCTCCAGGAGTCCAGGAACCTCCTGGCGCACGCCGACGAACTGGTGGAGACGGCCCAGGGGCTGGGCGCCGCCCTCGCCGGCGAGCTCTCCGTCGGCTGCTTCCTCTCCCTCTCGCCGTTCGTACTGCCGCGGCTCTTCGCCGAGTTCACCGCCCGCCACCCCGGCGTGCGGCTGCAGGCGGTGGAGGGCGAGACCGAGGAACTGCAGGCCGCCCTGCTGGACGGGCGCTGCGAGATCGCCCTGATGTACCGCATGGACCTGGCCGATTCGCTGCTCACCGAGCAGATCGCGGAGGCCGCGCCGTACGCGCTGGTGCCGCCGGGCCATCGCCTCGCCGGGAGCAGGGGCGTGCGCATCGAGGAGCTCGCCGAGGACCCCTTCGTCCTCTACGACCTGCCGCACAGCCGGGAGTACTTCACCGAGCTGTTCGCGGCGGCCGGCCTCGCCATGCGGCCCGCGTACCGCAGCACCACCTTCGAGACCGTGCGCGCGCTGGTGGCCGCGGGCCAGGGGTACTCGATCCTCAACCAGCGCCCGGTCAGCGACACCACCTACGACGGCGGGCGGGCCGTGCCGGTGCCCCTGCTGGACCCGCTGCCCCCACTGCCGGTGGTCCTCGCCCGCCCGCGCGGCGTCCGGCCGACCCGCAGGGCGCAGGCCTTCACCGAGCTCGCCCGCAGGCTGCTCGGGACCGCATCCAGCGCCTCTCACCTGCCTGTATCTGAAAAACTGGGCCATTAG
- a CDS encoding MarR family winged helix-turn-helix transcriptional regulator: MENHATAPQPAGADLGAQLRSAVGRLYRRFRSERPAGGLGDVALEVLTRLHKHGPQSLTELSRQDRVSPASMSQTVNRLTSAGYALRAPDPDDGRRVLFAATPAGDELAGAARAQRHAWLDARLNALSAEDRAVLARAAALLSDIADS; the protein is encoded by the coding sequence ATGGAGAACCACGCAACCGCCCCCCAGCCGGCCGGAGCCGACCTCGGCGCCCAGCTGCGCTCGGCCGTGGGCCGCCTCTACCGCCGCTTCCGCAGTGAGCGGCCCGCGGGCGGCCTGGGGGACGTGGCGCTGGAGGTGCTGACCCGCCTCCACAAGCACGGGCCGCAGAGCCTGACCGAGCTCAGCCGGCAGGACCGGGTCTCCCCCGCCTCCATGAGCCAGACCGTCAACCGCCTCACCTCGGCCGGCTATGCCCTGCGCGCCCCCGACCCGGACGACGGCCGCCGCGTGCTCTTCGCCGCCACCCCGGCCGGCGACGAACTCGCGGGCGCCGCCCGGGCCCAGCGCCACGCCTGGCTGGACGCACGGCTGAACGCCCTCAGCGCCGAGGACCGCGCGGTGCTGGCCCGGGCCGCGGCACTGCTCAGCGACATCGCCGACTCCTGA
- a CDS encoding flavin-containing monooxygenase — MPNEETDVVVVGAGQAGIAMSEHLTAAGVPHVVLERHRIAERWRSERWDSLVANGPAWHDRFPNMEFAGVDPDAFATKEQVAEYFAAYAEKFGAPVRTGVEVTSARRHEGRPGFRVETSEGAIDARFVVAATGPFQRPVIPPIVPEDAGPLQLHSSGYRNPAQLPDGAVLVVGAGSSGVQIADELRRSGRRVFLSVGAHDRPPRRYRGRDFCWWLGVLGLWDMETPPQGAEHVSIAVSGARGGHTVDFRRLAEDGVELLGMTASHRDGVLGFACDLAANIRAGDEKYLAVLRQADAYVRRNGLDLPEEPEAHRLGPLPESATAPRLELDLAEAGVSTIVWATGYSADYGWLEADTFDERGRPVHKRGIAAEEGVYFLGLPWLSRRGSSFIWGVWHDARHIADHIATRRSYLAFDGADRTAPAPADDAQH, encoded by the coding sequence ATGCCGAACGAAGAGACAGACGTGGTCGTGGTCGGGGCGGGCCAGGCGGGCATCGCGATGAGCGAGCACCTGACGGCCGCCGGCGTCCCGCACGTGGTCCTGGAGCGGCACCGGATCGCCGAGCGGTGGCGCTCGGAGCGCTGGGACTCCCTGGTCGCCAACGGGCCGGCCTGGCACGACCGCTTCCCGAACATGGAGTTCGCCGGCGTGGACCCGGACGCCTTCGCCACCAAGGAGCAGGTCGCGGAGTACTTCGCCGCGTACGCCGAGAAGTTCGGGGCGCCCGTCCGCACCGGGGTGGAGGTGACCTCGGCGCGGCGGCACGAGGGCCGCCCCGGCTTCCGGGTCGAGACCTCCGAGGGCGCCATCGACGCGCGGTTCGTGGTCGCCGCCACCGGCCCGTTCCAGCGGCCGGTCATCCCGCCCATCGTCCCCGAGGACGCCGGTCCCCTCCAGCTGCACTCCAGCGGATACCGCAATCCGGCCCAACTCCCGGACGGCGCCGTGCTGGTGGTCGGCGCCGGCTCCTCCGGCGTGCAGATCGCCGACGAGCTCCGCCGCTCCGGGCGCCGGGTGTTCCTCTCCGTCGGCGCCCACGACCGTCCGCCCCGCCGATACCGCGGACGGGACTTCTGCTGGTGGCTCGGCGTCCTCGGGCTCTGGGACATGGAGACGCCGCCGCAGGGCGCCGAACACGTCAGCATCGCGGTCAGCGGCGCCCGCGGCGGCCACACCGTGGACTTCCGCCGACTGGCCGAGGACGGCGTCGAGTTGCTCGGGATGACCGCCTCCCACCGGGACGGCGTCCTCGGCTTCGCCTGCGACCTCGCGGCCAACATCCGGGCCGGCGACGAGAAGTACCTCGCGGTGCTCCGGCAGGCCGACGCGTATGTCCGGCGCAACGGCCTCGACCTCCCCGAGGAGCCGGAGGCGCACCGCCTCGGCCCGCTGCCGGAGTCGGCCACCGCGCCCCGCCTCGAACTCGACCTCGCCGAGGCCGGCGTCTCCACGATCGTCTGGGCCACCGGCTACTCCGCCGACTACGGCTGGCTGGAGGCCGACACCTTCGACGAGCGAGGCCGCCCGGTGCACAAGCGCGGTATCGCCGCTGAAGAGGGCGTCTACTTCCTCGGCCTCCCCTGGCTCTCCCGTCGCGGATCGAGCTTCATCTGGGGCGTCTGGCACGATGCCCGGCACATCGCCGACCACATCGCCACCCGGCGTTCCTACCTCGCCTTCGACGGCGCCGACCGGACCGCCCCGGCGCCGGCCGACGACGCACAGCACTGA
- a CDS encoding SAM-dependent methyltransferase: protein MPDGFAEIEESQRKPSIARVYDYLLDGKDNYAVDRQIGDHFKVNLPGSVAIAHTNRQALVRAVREIAESGIRQFIDLGSGLPTADNVHQVAQRHQPGSAVIYVDSDPIVLSHGRALLAENSTTSVIQADVRRPEDIRRHPETQRLIDFRQPVGIILSAILHHLNDDEDPIGVVRYWADQVPSGSHVFISHFRSGHNEETRAAQGKLLDTFGRGRWRTDEEIGALFGDLELLEPGIVPAALWRPDASEPHESALIGAPAGELGVWERLIAAGLARKP, encoded by the coding sequence ATGCCGGACGGCTTCGCGGAGATCGAGGAGAGCCAGCGCAAGCCGAGTATCGCGCGGGTCTACGACTACCTTCTGGACGGCAAGGACAACTACGCCGTCGACCGGCAGATCGGCGACCACTTCAAGGTCAACCTGCCCGGCTCGGTCGCCATCGCGCACACCAACCGCCAGGCACTGGTCCGCGCGGTGCGGGAGATCGCCGAATCCGGCATCCGGCAGTTCATCGACCTGGGCAGCGGACTGCCCACCGCGGACAACGTCCATCAGGTCGCCCAGCGCCACCAGCCCGGTTCGGCCGTGATCTACGTCGACTCGGACCCGATCGTGCTGAGCCACGGCCGGGCGCTCCTCGCCGAGAACTCCACCACCTCCGTGATCCAGGCGGACGTCCGCCGCCCCGAGGACATCCGCCGCCACCCGGAGACCCAGCGGCTCATCGACTTCCGGCAGCCGGTCGGGATCATCCTCAGCGCGATCCTCCACCACCTCAACGACGACGAGGACCCGATCGGGGTGGTGCGCTACTGGGCGGACCAGGTACCCAGCGGAAGCCACGTCTTCATCTCCCACTTCCGCTCCGGACACAACGAGGAGACCCGCGCCGCCCAGGGAAAACTCCTGGACACCTTCGGCCGCGGCCGCTGGCGCACGGACGAGGAGATCGGGGCTCTCTTCGGCGACCTGGAGCTGCTGGAGCCGGGGATCGTCCCGGCCGCGCTGTGGCGCCCGGACGCATCCGAACCCCATGAGTCGGCCCTGATCGGAGCCCCCGCAGGCGAGTTGGGGGTATGGGAACGGCTCATCGCCGCCGGTCTCGCCCGCAAGCCCTGA
- a CDS encoding YbhB/YbcL family Raf kinase inhibitor-like protein — protein MPANPLGVLLRNRRAGQQSLQWARPELRAPENFTLTSPAFEHQAPIPEKYRGRMFGPNISPALEWTTPPAGTAELVLIAEDPDVPLGKPALHALTLGIDSALPGLPENALAEPSPVPGLRHGKGALGRRGWAGPLPIRSHGPHAYVFQLFALDRTSELPAGATLGQVTAAMAGHLLGRARLDGSYEIR, from the coding sequence ATGCCCGCGAATCCCCTCGGCGTCCTGCTGCGCAATCGGCGCGCCGGGCAGCAAAGCCTCCAGTGGGCCCGCCCCGAACTGCGGGCGCCGGAGAACTTCACGCTGACCAGCCCGGCCTTCGAGCATCAGGCCCCGATCCCGGAGAAGTACCGGGGGAGGATGTTCGGCCCGAACATCTCGCCCGCGCTGGAGTGGACCACGCCGCCGGCCGGCACCGCAGAACTGGTGCTGATCGCGGAGGACCCGGATGTGCCGCTCGGCAAGCCGGCCCTCCACGCGCTCACCCTGGGCATCGACTCCGCGCTGCCCGGGCTTCCGGAGAACGCCCTCGCCGAGCCCAGCCCGGTGCCGGGCCTCCGCCACGGAAAGGGCGCCCTCGGCCGCCGCGGCTGGGCGGGGCCGCTGCCGATCCGCTCACACGGGCCGCACGCCTACGTCTTCCAGCTCTTCGCCCTCGACCGGACCTCCGAGCTCCCGGCCGGGGCCACCCTCGGCCAGGTGACGGCGGCCATGGCCGGGCACCTCCTCGGGCGGGCGCGGCTGGACGGCAGCTACGAGATCCGGTAG
- a CDS encoding purine-cytosine permease family protein: protein MDTAPPAPTVEVRTIDQIPEDERHGRARDLFTIWFGSNIMVLTVVTGALATTVYGLPLWWALAGIVVGNAVGGVFMALHSAQGPQLGVPQMVQTRGQFGVRGALLVVVLVIVMYTGYFASNLVLGGQSLHIVAPGISVAGGIVIVGLVSVAATIFGYKLIHAYSKVMTIAAGLALLLAFCWILFEHGLPAGTLSHGALTATGLLGTVSASALWQIAYAPYVSDYSRYMPKGTGSRPAFWATYGGCVLGSVLPMLLGALTGAAVGGDDPVGGLSALTPGISTLILIVFSIGIANTNAMNLYCGVLCVITVGQTVRRSWVPRAGARAVIAIVVFLVALLLAIAGKDNFLVFYENFIALLLYVLTPWTAVNLVDYYLVRHGEYDVRSFFSADGGVYGRYNAAAIVAYLVGIVVQVPFFSSALFTGPVAHMLNGADISWIVGLIVTCPFYYVAARRAGRRSPAPAEAALAADASTPAG from the coding sequence ATGGACACCGCTCCACCGGCACCGACCGTCGAAGTGCGGACCATCGACCAGATCCCGGAGGACGAACGGCACGGCCGGGCCCGCGATCTCTTCACCATCTGGTTCGGCTCCAACATCATGGTGCTCACCGTGGTCACCGGGGCACTGGCCACCACGGTGTACGGACTGCCGCTGTGGTGGGCACTGGCCGGGATCGTCGTCGGCAACGCCGTCGGCGGGGTCTTCATGGCCCTCCACTCCGCGCAGGGGCCCCAACTCGGCGTCCCGCAGATGGTCCAGACGCGGGGTCAGTTCGGCGTCCGGGGCGCCCTGCTGGTGGTCGTGCTGGTCATCGTGATGTACACCGGCTACTTCGCCTCGAACCTGGTACTCGGCGGGCAGTCGCTGCACATCGTGGCGCCGGGGATCTCGGTCGCCGGCGGGATCGTCATCGTGGGGCTGGTGAGCGTGGCGGCCACGATCTTCGGCTACAAGCTGATCCACGCCTACAGCAAGGTCATGACCATCGCCGCGGGCCTGGCGCTGCTGCTGGCCTTCTGCTGGATCCTCTTCGAGCACGGCCTGCCCGCCGGCACCCTCAGCCACGGGGCGCTGACCGCCACCGGGCTCCTCGGCACCGTCTCGGCCTCGGCGCTGTGGCAGATCGCCTACGCGCCCTATGTCTCGGACTACTCCCGCTACATGCCCAAGGGCACCGGCAGCCGGCCGGCCTTCTGGGCCACCTACGGCGGCTGCGTCCTCGGTTCGGTGCTGCCGATGCTCCTCGGCGCGCTCACCGGTGCGGCCGTCGGCGGGGACGACCCGGTCGGCGGCCTCTCCGCGCTCACCCCGGGGATCAGCACACTGATCCTGATCGTCTTCTCGATCGGCATCGCCAACACCAACGCGATGAACCTCTACTGCGGGGTCCTGTGCGTGATCACTGTGGGGCAGACCGTGCGGCGCAGCTGGGTGCCGCGCGCCGGCGCGCGGGCGGTGATCGCGATCGTCGTCTTCCTCGTGGCGCTGCTGCTGGCCATCGCCGGCAAGGACAACTTCCTGGTCTTCTACGAGAACTTCATCGCGCTGCTGCTCTATGTGCTGACTCCGTGGACCGCCGTCAACCTGGTGGACTACTACCTGGTCCGGCACGGGGAGTACGACGTCCGGTCCTTCTTCAGCGCCGACGGCGGGGTCTACGGGCGGTACAACGCGGCGGCCATCGTCGCCTATCTGGTCGGCATCGTGGTGCAGGTGCCGTTCTTCTCCAGCGCGCTGTTCACCGGGCCGGTGGCGCACATGCTGAACGGCGCGGACATCTCCTGGATCGTCGGCCTGATCGTCACCTGCCCCTTCTACTACGTCGCCGCCCGGCGGGCGGGGCGGCGCTCCCCGGCGCCCGCCGAGGCGGCATTGGCCGCCGACGCCTCCACCCCGGCCGGGTGA
- a CDS encoding pirin family protein yields MVIESETTPPAEPPRIEVLTPRQVPLGGPRAMTVRRTLPQRSRSLIGAWCFADHYGPDDVAATGGMDVAPHPHTGLQTVSWLFTGEIEHRDSMGNHAYVRPGELNLMTGGHGIAHSEVSTERTTVLHGVQLWVALPEEHRRTGRDFQHYVPEPVRVEGAELRVFLGSLAGAHSPVRAFSPLLGAEITLEPGASVELAVDPAFEHGLLVDQGTVVLAETPLKPGELGYAAPGRASLAVVNPSGATARAVLLGGTPFGEEIVMWWNFVARSNEEILQARRDWMEGDRFGVVHGYDGDRLLAPELPKVGLKPRK; encoded by the coding sequence ATGGTCATTGAAAGCGAAACGACTCCGCCCGCCGAGCCCCCGCGGATCGAGGTCCTCACGCCCCGCCAGGTGCCCCTCGGCGGGCCGCGGGCGATGACCGTACGCCGCACTCTGCCGCAGCGGAGCCGATCGCTGATCGGTGCCTGGTGCTTCGCCGATCACTACGGACCGGACGACGTGGCCGCGACGGGCGGAATGGACGTGGCGCCGCACCCCCACACCGGGCTGCAGACCGTGAGCTGGCTCTTCACCGGGGAGATCGAGCACCGCGACAGCATGGGCAACCACGCCTACGTGCGCCCGGGCGAGCTGAACCTGATGACCGGCGGCCACGGCATCGCCCACTCCGAGGTCTCGACCGAGCGGACCACCGTGCTGCACGGCGTACAGCTCTGGGTCGCGCTGCCCGAGGAGCACCGGCGGACCGGGCGCGACTTCCAGCACTACGTACCCGAGCCGGTGCGGGTGGAGGGCGCGGAACTCCGGGTCTTCCTCGGCTCGCTGGCCGGTGCGCACTCACCGGTGCGGGCCTTCAGCCCGCTGCTCGGCGCCGAGATCACCCTCGAACCGGGCGCCTCGGTGGAGCTGGCGGTGGACCCGGCCTTCGAGCACGGGCTGCTGGTGGACCAGGGCACCGTCGTCCTCGCCGAAACCCCGTTGAAGCCGGGGGAGTTGGGCTACGCCGCCCCCGGCCGCGCGAGCCTCGCCGTGGTGAACCCCTCGGGCGCGACGGCCCGGGCCGTCCTCCTCGGCGGAACCCCGTTCGGCGAGGAGATCGTCATGTGGTGGAACTTCGTCGCCCGATCGAACGAGGAGATCCTGCAAGCCCGCCGGGACTGGATGGAGGGCGACCGCTTCGGTGTGGTGCACGGCTACGACGGGGATCGGCTGCTTGCGCCGGAGCTGCCCAAGGTGGGCCTGAAGCCCCGGAAGTAG